Below is a genomic region from Miscanthus floridulus cultivar M001 chromosome 1, ASM1932011v1, whole genome shotgun sequence.
TGTATATGATTTACATGTCCCCTTGGGATTCactttaggttttgtttgtccAATTGTCTATGTTGTGTTCATTTCTTGCTCTCCCTTCCCTTGAGTAGACAATTTATGATAATATATAGAGATAGAGTTTTATCTAGTTAACAAGCTCCCTATTAGGATTGGATTTTAGATGCAAGCGAAGCTTTATTGTGCTTGTTGTCGAATGGGGGTTCTAGATATTTATCTATTGTTCGATATATTTATATTAGTGTTCCACCTGTATGCAGCTTCATGCCTCCCATGTATTGATGTGGCTCCCCTATTCGTGCAGCTGCTCCACAGAGTCACCCCAACATATCCCTGGCATGACAGAGATAGCAGCCTCAGCACCTGTGTGTGTGTAAAGGTGAGTATGCACTGGTAGCTGGTCAGCATCGGATGCAGTTAAATTTTAGCTTTGAATTCAATATTTGTTATAGTTTGGGAATGGggcactgattttgttttatgaGGAATTGCTAAAGCACCTAGCATGACAAGGAGCTGCCAATTTGTAATTTGTTCAACTACAGAAGTACCATGGTCCCAGCAGCACTAGGAAGTGATCCCTAATGCAATTTATATGGGTCTATGTGTGAATCAGAGAGCCATTAGTTCATCTTTTGCATACCAAGACTGAAAGGTAAGAAGCTAGAACCATTAGTAACACTAGGAGTAGTAGTATTTGATTTGTCACTGCAGTATAAGCCTTATAATATCTGGAACTCTGATCCAAGATAGGTGTCTTCTTTCCAACAATTCAGCATGGTGCATATGCATACCATACAGTGCATGTCTAGATTTTTTTTTGGCTAATAAATATAGGCAGCTTACTTGAACTACTAGTACTCacttgggtagccaatgaaacgATAATAATAATTGGTGGTGAGCTTTTTAGTGAGGAAAAGGAAACAATGTCTCAAATGACAATATCTGTGACTAGGCTAGTTTGGCCGCAAATATTTGAGGTTTTTATGGTTCCCTAGTTTTTCAGCACAAGCAGATCAAATTAGCAATGGGAAAAAATTAAAGAAATAAAATCTAATGTTTTTTTAGCTTTTATTGACTACTATTGATTTTGTCTAAGTCAAGCAATCAATTACTAAATGAATTTTATACATGTATCTTATATTGCAGGTTTTTTAAGAAGCAACTGTCATAATGGATGTGTTAACAAGTCGGGTCTGGGTGCTATGCAAATGAAGGTGTGTTGCATTGCTGCAAACTACAAATGACATCCAAAGCCCTCAATGATGCAGATTTCAGTTCGTCAGAAGGAAACACATGGATGTCTGTGCATCATCATTGCAGTTCTTCAAAAATAGATGGATGTCTGTGCATCATCTTTGTAACTATGATAACGAACCAAATGGTGGTACTATTTGTGATTAGCATCACGTACTATTATAAAATATTATGAGAACATCGTCTCCTGGGACCGATTCACAATTCTAGTAAGATTGTTgtcaaataatatttttcttaaaaacaAATATTTGGTATCATGTCATATAAAGATATGAGGATATGGTGAAAATATTTGTGGTTTGAATAATAGCTACAAATAAATTATTATTGTTGACAAGTAATTCATCACAAGAAACCTGGTGTACAAAGAAAAAAACGGCCAAATAAAATGGGGAGCAAGCAGGAATGAAAAAACGGGGAGCAAGCAggaataaaaaagaaagaaacaagCAATCTCGATCCAGCTCAGAAATAAAATGAAAACAAAAGCTGGCTGTATAAACCGAAATCCTGATCCAGCTcataaattaaaaacaaaaaaaaacagctGGATTCAGTAGGTGTGTACTCGTGGCCTGTAGCATGAGCCTGGTACGGACAGCATGGTGCGGGAGGGCGGGTGGGTGCGGACTGCAGAAGGCTTGGTGCAGGGGGTCGCGGGTACTGAATAACTAGGGTTGtccgtgtgtgtgtatatatatatatatatatatatatatatatatatatatatatatatatatatatatatatatctctctctcttcttctctgtTAGTTCATACATGCCTTCTTGCACGAGGCTTTCAAAAAAAGGAATGTATATATCTGGGGGTGATTTTCGATCCGTACTGTCGTACATACCTGCATGTAGCATGTATCGGGTGTACCGCAGAGGACCTCGGCACATAGCATCATGTACCTACCACCATACATCTTTTAGGTACGGTATATATCACCTCCATGCCGTTGCCTTAAGTTAACATCACATTAACAAAGCACATTGCGTCAGGCCAGTAGCAGCTCGTGCCCAGCGGCCCAGCCCAGCTCAGTTGTCGTCTTCTACTACGCACTGCCTGGGCCGGAAATTCTCCTCCGACAGCAGCGACGTGACGAGGCTCTGCAGCCGCTGGGCGCCCGGGCCGGGCCGCAGGAACGCCGCGTTCCCGACGGCCGCGCACGGATCGTCGTCGGTCCCGTTACTGTTCTGCCCGCCGCCGGCTGCAGCTGCCTGGCACCAGCCTCCCGGCGCGACCATGCCGGGTCCCCGCCGCCCGAGGATGTCGGCGTCGATCCGGTCCAGCACGGGGTCGTCCCTGAGGAACTTGCGCGCGAAGGGCGCGTCGCTGGCGAGCATCCGGTCCCAGTCGTCGGCGGTGAGGTAGTGCGGGTGCTGCATCGGCGGGTTGTCCCAGGAGATGAAGTGCAGGTCGCTGTTCACCGTGGTGTTGCGGAACCCGCCCGCGTTGCACGCCACCGTGTGGAAGTAGCCCTCCGGGGAGGAGATGAAGTTGGCGTAGTACATGAGCGCCGTGCGCGGGAGGTTGTCCCACCCCCAGATCAGGTACTCCACGAACGGCCGGGACAGCACCATCCACGCCGAACCTGCAAGCACGATGATTGTTGTTCAGCTGTTTAGCATGCAACTTCATTCTTGTCTTTTAGTTTTCGAACTCTTTTTATCTTTGTTGATTTTGTCATGTTGGTTGCGGATAAGTAGTGGCCGCCCTGCTATTCTGCTGTTCCTTTTTTTAAAGTCTTCCTGAATGTTTCTATTATGTTGTTAGAGAATATATCCCATTTatataagggcctgtttagttcccaaaattttttgcgcagtacctatcacatcgaatcttgcggtacatgcatggagtactaaatgtagacgaaaaaaaactaattgcacagttgggtgagaaattgcgagacgaaattttcaaacctaattagtccataattagacactaattgtcaaatacaaacgaaagtgctatcgtagccaaaacccaaaaaattttgtatctaaacgcgccctaagtgcaatcttcttcttcttctttaggtCAATGGAGTCGTGCCCGAAAGAAACAAAACGATACTACAGTCGAATTAAAGCCAGCCAAGCCATGCCTCCCTATAAGCAATTAGTGATGGTGTAAAAAATAAAGCAACAGGTCACAAGTTTTCCCAAATTTACTTGACCCAACTTAATTTTGCGCATGAAACGAAAAAAATGTGATTATCAGCGCATCATGAAACGAAGTTAGTTGACGAGCGCGAGATCAAAGAGGGGACACGTTTGAAGCATAACGGCCGCATTTCAGAGTTGCTAACAAAAtatcaaaagaaaaagaaacgtgCCCTCCATTTATCCGAAACTGATTAGACGGAGAATCATGAAAAAAACCCTCAGCATAACCTATACCGcaacataagaaaaaacaaatgtAGGCCTGAAAGTCTGCAAGGTCCAGTATACCCTCGAGGTTCAAGCTCTGTTTGGTTCTCTAGTCCATGGACTAAAGTGGTGTTTGGTTCCTTAAACTAAAATAGACTAAAGTGGAGAGAGAGAgcaataaatgagaggcatgGGTGTCCCCAATAtcttttagtccattttagtccaGTTTTGTAGTCTAAAGGACTAAAggattttagtccacttttagttaAGTGTTTGACTGTTTAGTCCAACTAAAATGCAAATTTTAATCCAAAATactttagtccatggaaccaaacaccccctcaaGACCGTTAGTGCAGTAAGACTGAAAGGCACGTTATTACGTGTGCAAAACTTTTTCACCATTTCACGGTGAGTAAGAATTCTGTACCCAAAGTCCCAAACTCCACCCTGGTTTATAACGGGAACAGAGGAAAGGGTCCAGGCTCTTGTCCAAAAGGAACAGACTCTAGCGAGTTGCCACCGAAAGCGAAACGCGCAGCATTGAAAGCACGCTAGGGTTGCAACCACCTTCTACTCAACCAACTAAACTGTGGTAATCGCTTCATGATTCAGACAATTCAGTTTCTTGCAATGACGACAACTCAAAACAATCCAACTGGTGTGATTAGTTCTCGTGGAGACCAATCAACAACTATTATACAGAGATAAAGACACAAATAGGCACTGCCACAGGTAGTTGCGTGCTCGCACTAAAAACAAATTCCAGAGATTCTTCTGTCAATGTCAGGTTAACAGTCACGGGTGGACAGACAGAGAGCAGTGCACGCACCAGTGAATAGCTTGAATGCCGTCGGCAAGCTCCGCCTCTCCGGCATCCAGAACAGATCGCCCTTTGTCTTCATGTACAGCGCCGGGTCTATGATCACCGGCATCGCCCTCGCAAACCTGACGATATCATCATGTGAATAATCTCAGTTGCCAAGAACAAAATCAACTGAGAACGCAGGAGCTGCAATGCAAGCGAGAGCAGAGCACCTACGCTTTCCAGGAGATGTTGCTCGTGTGATCGATGAAGTTAAGATCGCGCGGCAGCTTGGAGAACACATGCATCAAATCTGCAGCAGGCAGGCACAAGCGTCAAAGGTTCAGCAGCACGATCATCATCACTGATCATGCATGGCGCGATCGGAGATTCGGAGGGGCAAGAAAAGCGGAAACCAATAATCCTTTACCATCCTGCGTGACGAGCGGGTAGTCGGAGGCGGAGAGGTTGATGAACCAGTCCCAGTCGGCGCCGCGGCCCCTGCCGTCGCCCCACAGGAGCAGCGCGGCGGCGTGCAGCGTGGTGGTCACCATGGTGGGGCCCCTGTAGGTGACGAGGTTGGCCTTCTCGACCACCTTCACGTTCCCGGCCGCGGCGAGCACCGGGTGCGCGGCGACGAAGGCGGCGAGGTCGGCACGGTCGGCGTCGGGCGCCTGCGCGTCCAGATGGAGCACGTAGCGGTTCCTCGGGTGGTAGAGCGCCAGCA
It encodes:
- the LOC136472591 gene encoding beta-glucuronosyltransferase GlcAT14B-like codes for the protein MEASAPCPRAHHVDLRWLLSVAAGGLVALLLLLATSPSFRLPSTSRLFLGPASRASARSLPPHFVEPALSSPAPAPPAAASLPRFAYLISGSAGDAGMMRRCLLALYHPRNRYVLHLDAQAPDADRADLAAFVAAHPVLAAAGNVKVVEKANLVTYRGPTMVTTTLHAAALLLWGDGRGRGADWDWFINLSASDYPLVTQDDLMHVFSKLPRDLNFIDHTSNISWKAFARAMPVIIDPALYMKTKGDLFWMPERRSLPTAFKLFTGSAWMVLSRPFVEYLIWGWDNLPRTALMYYANFISSPEGYFHTVACNAGGFRNTTVNSDLHFISWDNPPMQHPHYLTADDWDRMLASDAPFARKFLRDDPVLDRIDADILGRRGPGMVAPGGWCQAAAAGGGQNSNGTDDDPCAAVGNAAFLRPGPGAQRLQSLVTSLLSEENFRPRQCVVEDDN